The Piliocolobus tephrosceles isolate RC106 unplaced genomic scaffold, ASM277652v3 unscaffolded_40940, whole genome shotgun sequence nucleotide sequence aactgtctcaaaaaaaaaaaaaaagaaagaaaagaaaagaaagaaagaaagtgacagTTTGAACCTGGCTTTGCCAGACCACAGGCCTGGGCTTTTCCTGACAGGTAACTGTCTGTGGTCACTGGGGGCACTGCCTGGTTGCCTAGTCCATCCCTGCCTGCCACCCTCCCATAGCCTCAAGAGCAGCCTCCAGAAGACTCCACTGGCAGAGGAAACTGTGGATCTCTCAGGCATCCCGCTGTCGGTACGGGACGTGCAGCACATCACACACTACGTGAGCAGCCACGGTGCTGTGCTGGCGGTGCTGGACCTGAGCTTCACAGGGCTGAGtgatgagctgctgcacctgctGCTGCCCAGCCAGTGGGCGCTGCCCCGCCTCACCCAGCTCCTGCTCAACGGCAACCGGCTGACGCGGGCTGCTGCCCGCAAGCTCACCGACGCCATCAAGGACACCACCAAGTTCCCTGCACTGGCCTGGGTAGACCTGGGCAACAACGTGGATGTGgcttccctgccccagcccctgctgGTCGGCCTGCGCCGGCGGCTGAGCCAGCGCACCTCACTCCCCACCATCTACGAGGGCCTGGACCTTGAGTCTGAGGGCGGTGCGGCCGGAACCACCACCCCTGCCTCCACCTGGGACTCCACAGCTGCTGGGCTGGGACCCGAGCCCCAGGTCTGCTGCGCCAGGTGA carries:
- the LOC113223348 gene encoding leucine-rich repeat-containing protein 75B-like isoform X2, with amino-acid sequence MAPLPKALRWTGGAPVHHGDTALPWDYELWKSSEKICRQLIYHLTPHSKQQQVSSLRQRKTQSCLKSSLQKTPLAEETVDLSGIPLSVRDVQHITHYVSSHGAVLAVLDLSFTGLSDELLHLLLPSQWALPRLTQLLLNGNRLTRAAARKLTDAIKDTTKFPALAWVDLGNNVDVASLPQPLLVGLRRRLSQRTSLPTIYEGLDLESEGGAAGTTTPASTWDSTAAGLGPEPQVCCAR
- the LOC113223348 gene encoding leucine-rich repeat-containing protein 75B-like isoform X1, whose amino-acid sequence is MVTLPSHGTTSSGSPRRRSADSSSTTSPLTRSSSKCPASARGRPRAGNCLWSLGALPGCLVHPCLPPSHSLKSSLQKTPLAEETVDLSGIPLSVRDVQHITHYVSSHGAVLAVLDLSFTGLSDELLHLLLPSQWALPRLTQLLLNGNRLTRAAARKLTDAIKDTTKFPALAWVDLGNNVDVASLPQPLLVGLRRRLSQRTSLPTIYEGLDLESEGGAAGTTTPASTWDSTAAGLGPEPQVCCAR